In SAR202 cluster bacterium, one genomic interval encodes:
- a CDS encoding 30S ribosomal protein S20, which produces MPSEKTLRSSIRKQGYNRLAKVSARTAVTAARKAIVAQDENADVLVSKAISVLDRAAKKGAIHKNNASRRKSRLVQQLNSTRSE; this is translated from the coding sequence ATGCCAAGTGAAAAAACTTTAAGAAGTTCTATAAGAAAACAAGGATACAATCGATTAGCAAAAGTATCTGCAAGAACTGCAGTGACAGCTGCTAGAAAAGCCATAGTTGCACAAGACGAAAACGCGGACGTTTTAGTGTCAAAGGCAATATCTGTATTAGATCGTGCAGCAAAAAAAGGTGCTATTCATAAGAATAATGCGTCCAGAAGAAAATCACGATTAGTTCAACAGTTAAATTCTACTCGTAGTGAGTAA
- the prmC gene encoding peptide chain release factor N(5)-glutamine methyltransferase codes for MRKSSSLINIKEVLLSTRKVLNENAIIDSDLESDLLVAFALKITRAQLHANINSPISISEQKTIQNLVNRRIGHEPLAYILGVREFFGNLFRVNESVLIPRQETECLVESIINYLRHKSIESPKVLDVGCGSGVIGASILKYFPNIDLISIDISPNAAQIAYENILKITNNNNFHVLVGDLIESIKVQVDLIVANLPYIPTKRIPTLQKEIFLYEPKTALDGGTKGVEIISRLIEQSTKILKPDGAIFLEIDPDQKYILKNKIQHLFPKHKIKVLHDLSGQERVLSITIL; via the coding sequence ATTAGAAAATCCAGTAGTTTGATCAATATAAAAGAAGTCTTACTATCAACAAGAAAGGTATTAAACGAAAACGCTATTATAGATAGCGATTTAGAAAGTGATCTTCTTGTAGCATTTGCTTTAAAAATAACTAGAGCGCAATTACACGCAAATATTAATTCTCCTATTTCAATATCTGAACAAAAAACAATACAGAATTTAGTTAATAGAAGAATAGGTCATGAACCGCTTGCATATATACTTGGGGTTAGAGAATTTTTTGGGAACTTATTTCGAGTTAATGAATCAGTATTAATTCCTCGCCAAGAAACAGAATGTTTAGTTGAATCTATTATAAATTACTTACGCCATAAATCTATTGAAAGTCCTAAAGTTTTAGATGTTGGATGTGGTAGTGGAGTTATTGGTGCAAGCATTTTAAAATATTTTCCTAATATAGACCTTATTTCAATCGATATATCTCCTAATGCGGCCCAAATTGCTTATGAAAATATACTTAAAATTACTAATAATAATAATTTCCACGTGCTAGTAGGTGATTTAATAGAAAGTATAAAAGTGCAGGTAGATTTAATAGTCGCTAATTTACCATATATACCTACAAAAAGAATTCCTACATTACAAAAAGAAATATTTCTTTATGAACCCAAAACTGCTTTGGATGGCGGAACTAAAGGTGTAGAAATAATTTCACGACTAATCGAGCAAAGTACTAAAATACTCAAACCTGATGGAGCCATATTTTTAGAAATTGATCCTGACCAGAAATATATACTTAAAAACAAAATACAGCACTTATTTCCAAAACATAAAATTAAAGTTTTACATGACTTAAGCGGTCAAGAAAGAGTTTTATCCATTACAATTTTATAG
- a CDS encoding bifunctional (p)ppGpp synthetase/guanosine-3',5'-bis(diphosphate) 3'-pyrophosphohydrolase: MNSLLEIANTYLPKEDIGKISKALGFAENAHKGQLRKSGDPFIVHPVETARYLADLSCDTTTLVAALLHDVIEDCDVSFSQLEKEFGTHVAELVDGVTKLNRLDINIGFSDDNSTNELRSNNAASLRKMLIAMSKDLRVILIKLSDRLHNMSTLASLTEDRQIIISQETLDIYAPLAHRLGMWDVKWRLEDLAFRYIQPDSYKEIASLISRKRLEREKYINLVQDMLGTSLKQAKIEATVMGRAKHLYSIFKKIEAYEEQGKDFDDIHDLFALRVLVNTKVDCYTTLSIVHELWHPLSGQFDDYIANPKENMYQSLHTTVLGLNGMPLEVQIRTHEMHRLAEFGIASHWTYKEGKQSNEKYETKINWLRQLIDVQKGSSGPEEFLENIKTDIFQDQVYVYTPKGDIFELPVGSTPIDLAYRIHTEVGHRCIGAKVNGKLVSLDYKLTSGDSAEILTSKVTRGPSLDWLNVHAGYIQTATAKERIKSWFRRQERSTSLNKGREMFQRDLKKFNIEETEQEVAKTLKFSSVEDFFTALGSGSITIQQVLSKLNDPLPLKINTTSSSIVRDLTSSVEVLGVGDLLTNLAKCCSPLPGDDIVGYITRGKGITVHQIGCENIQKEQDRERVVEVNWGKSKSYYPVRISIHSWDRVGLLRDLTSAVASEKINVNDVVSKNQNDGTAFVNLDIFISTIEQLGKIFAKIEEVQGIISVERI; encoded by the coding sequence GTGAATTCTTTATTGGAAATAGCTAATACGTATTTACCTAAAGAAGATATAGGAAAAATTTCTAAAGCTTTAGGTTTTGCTGAAAACGCCCATAAAGGGCAGTTACGCAAATCTGGCGACCCATTTATTGTCCATCCAGTTGAGACTGCTAGGTATTTAGCTGATTTAAGTTGTGATACTACTACACTTGTTGCGGCTTTGCTTCATGATGTTATAGAAGATTGTGATGTTTCTTTTTCTCAATTAGAAAAAGAATTTGGTACGCATGTCGCAGAATTAGTTGATGGTGTGACAAAATTAAATAGACTCGATATAAATATTGGTTTCTCGGATGATAATTCCACAAATGAACTTAGATCTAATAATGCTGCTAGTTTAAGAAAAATGCTTATTGCTATGTCTAAAGATTTACGAGTAATTCTTATTAAACTTTCAGACAGATTACATAATATGTCCACACTCGCTTCACTCACAGAAGATAGACAAATCATTATCTCTCAAGAAACATTAGATATATACGCTCCATTAGCCCATAGATTAGGGATGTGGGATGTAAAATGGAGATTAGAAGATTTAGCATTTAGATATATTCAACCAGATAGTTATAAAGAAATTGCTTCTTTGATTTCTCGTAAACGTCTTGAGAGAGAAAAATATATTAATTTAGTTCAGGATATGTTAGGAACCTCTCTAAAACAAGCAAAAATTGAAGCTACAGTTATGGGAAGAGCAAAACATTTATATAGTATTTTTAAAAAGATTGAGGCGTATGAAGAACAAGGAAAAGATTTTGATGATATCCATGATTTATTTGCGCTAAGGGTATTGGTTAATACAAAAGTTGATTGTTATACAACATTGTCAATAGTTCACGAATTATGGCATCCATTATCAGGGCAGTTCGATGATTATATAGCAAATCCAAAAGAGAATATGTATCAGTCTTTACATACTACAGTACTGGGATTAAATGGGATGCCTCTTGAAGTACAAATACGTACTCATGAAATGCATAGATTAGCTGAATTTGGTATTGCTTCACATTGGACGTATAAAGAAGGAAAACAATCAAATGAAAAATATGAAACCAAAATAAATTGGTTACGTCAATTAATTGATGTACAAAAAGGGTCAAGCGGTCCAGAAGAATTTCTTGAAAATATTAAAACAGATATATTTCAAGATCAGGTGTATGTTTATACACCAAAAGGCGATATTTTTGAGTTACCTGTAGGATCCACTCCTATTGATCTTGCTTATAGAATTCATACAGAAGTAGGTCATAGGTGTATTGGGGCAAAAGTTAATGGTAAATTAGTTTCTTTAGATTATAAATTGACAAGTGGTGATTCTGCTGAAATTCTCACCAGTAAGGTGACTCGTGGTCCAAGTTTAGACTGGTTAAATGTTCATGCAGGTTATATACAGACAGCAACAGCAAAAGAAAGAATTAAATCATGGTTTAGAAGACAAGAACGAAGCACTAGCCTTAATAAGGGTAGAGAAATGTTTCAAAGAGATTTAAAGAAATTTAATATTGAAGAGACTGAGCAAGAAGTAGCAAAAACGTTAAAATTCTCAAGTGTTGAAGACTTTTTTACAGCTCTGGGATCAGGTTCAATTACAATTCAGCAAGTATTGTCTAAGTTAAACGACCCGCTTCCTTTAAAAATTAATACAACATCTAGCTCAATTGTCAGAGACTTAACTTCATCAGTAGAGGTTTTAGGAGTGGGTGATTTATTAACAAATTTGGCAAAATGTTGTTCTCCATTGCCTGGAGATGATATAGTAGGGTACATTACTCGAGGAAAAGGGATTACTGTACATCAGATCGGATGTGAAAACATTCAAAAAGAGCAGGATCGTGAAAGGGTTGTGGAGGTAAATTGGGGTAAATCTAAGAGCTATTATCCTGTGAGAATATCAATACATTCCTGGGATAGAGTAGGGTTACTGAGAGATTTAACTTCTGCTGTTGCCTCTGAGAAAATTAATGTGAATGATGTTGTGAGTAAAAATCAAAACGACGGAACAGCATTTGTGAATTTGGATATATTTATATCCACTATAGAGCAATTAGGTAAAATATTTGCTAAGATAGAAGAAGTACAAGGAATTATAAGCGTAGAAAGAATTTAG
- the prfA gene encoding peptide chain release factor 1: MLEKLSKFEQRFREVELLLADPANSDNPKLLAELGKEYSQLESKSKTYHKYDSLLKSISGLKKIISSEDDKELIELAKEELNEELIKQTNLEEEIQVLLLPEDPNDQRNVFVEIRAAAGGDEAALFAGDIYRMYSRYSQIANWNIEIMSMNETGIGGYKEIVFSVQGENVYKRLKYESGAHRVQRVPSTESSGRIHTSTITVAVLPEADDVDVDISDNDLRIDIFHAGGHGGQNVNKVATAVRITHIPSGIVAVCQDERSQMRNKQKAMDVIKARLLDKATREQQQSISSDRKSQVGTGERAEKIRTYNFPQDRITDHRINLTIHNMENVLNGNLDILIDPIQEKEKEMLLENPVV; encoded by the coding sequence ATGTTAGAAAAATTATCAAAATTTGAACAAAGATTTCGAGAAGTAGAATTATTGCTTGCCGATCCGGCTAATTCAGATAATCCAAAACTTCTGGCTGAATTAGGCAAAGAATACTCACAACTAGAATCAAAATCGAAAACTTATCATAAATATGACTCCCTATTAAAATCTATCTCAGGTTTGAAAAAAATAATTTCTTCCGAAGATGATAAAGAATTAATAGAGCTCGCTAAAGAAGAATTAAATGAAGAATTAATCAAGCAAACGAATCTAGAAGAAGAAATACAGGTATTATTATTACCAGAGGATCCAAATGATCAAAGAAATGTTTTTGTAGAAATACGAGCTGCTGCTGGAGGAGATGAAGCAGCATTATTTGCAGGTGATATATATCGTATGTATTCTCGATATTCCCAAATTGCCAATTGGAATATTGAAATAATGTCAATGAATGAAACCGGTATTGGTGGTTATAAAGAGATAGTTTTTTCTGTACAAGGTGAAAATGTATATAAAAGATTAAAATATGAAAGTGGTGCACACAGAGTGCAAAGGGTACCATCAACTGAGTCATCAGGTAGAATTCATACTTCAACTATAACTGTAGCTGTGTTACCTGAGGCTGATGATGTTGATGTAGATATTAGCGATAATGATTTGCGAATAGATATCTTTCATGCTGGTGGTCATGGGGGACAAAATGTAAATAAAGTGGCTACTGCAGTGAGAATAACCCACATTCCTAGTGGAATTGTAGCAGTCTGCCAAGATGAACGTTCCCAAATGAGAAATAAACAAAAAGCTATGGATGTAATCAAGGCCAGGCTTTTAGACAAGGCCACTAGAGAACAACAGCAAAGTATTAGTAGTGATAGAAAATCACAAGTTGGGACAGGTGAACGAGCAGAAAAAATACGTACTTATAATTTTCCTCAAGATCGTATTACAGATCATAGAATTAACCTGACCATCCATAATATGGAAAATGTCCTAAATGGAAATTTAGATATCTTGATAGATCCAATTCAAGAAAAAGAAAAAGAAATGTTATTAGAAAATCCAGTAGTTTGA
- a CDS encoding histidine--tRNA ligase, producing the protein MLQRPRGTADILPVEQKYWKFIHESTANVCEKFGYKRLDTPQFESKDLFIRGVGTQTDIVQKETYTFQDKGNEELTLRAEGTAPACRAYIENGMKNLQQPVRLYYHASIFRYERPQSGRYREHHQFGIEAIGDSSPLIDCEVIQIATDVIQELGIPNTSLYINSIGGASCCRKDYLLGLKTYYSNHLELLCDDCNNRIENNPLRLLDCKQKQCQPFLQDAPHSIDSLCQECREHHEKLLGYLDSLDLPYIINSKLVRGLDYYNKTVFEIQPEREGSQNTIIGGGRYDGLIEQIGGQSTPGIGFGCGIERLILNLKSNNIEPPEIYEKPVVICHMGENALDIAVPLSKKMRNNNIHTIIAPYGRSLRSQMRYASSNDSDYVVIIGEEEIKQKTYRVKDMNKSTEYDLNESDLINLLLEI; encoded by the coding sequence ATGTTACAAAGGCCACGAGGTACTGCCGATATTCTACCGGTTGAACAAAAGTATTGGAAATTTATACATGAATCTACAGCAAATGTCTGCGAAAAATTCGGTTACAAACGACTAGATACCCCTCAATTTGAATCTAAAGATTTATTTATAAGAGGAGTAGGAACTCAAACTGACATTGTACAAAAAGAAACCTATACCTTCCAAGATAAAGGGAATGAAGAATTAACTTTACGTGCTGAAGGAACAGCACCTGCATGTCGAGCATATATAGAGAATGGGATGAAAAATTTACAACAACCAGTTCGCCTTTATTACCATGCATCGATTTTTAGATATGAAAGACCTCAGTCCGGAAGATACAGAGAACACCACCAATTTGGAATTGAAGCTATCGGTGACAGTAGCCCATTAATTGATTGTGAAGTTATACAAATTGCAACTGATGTCATACAAGAATTGGGCATACCGAATACTTCACTGTATATTAATTCTATTGGAGGAGCTTCTTGCTGTAGGAAAGATTATCTCTTAGGTCTTAAAACATATTATAGTAACCATCTCGAATTATTATGCGATGATTGCAATAACAGAATAGAAAATAATCCATTAAGGTTATTAGATTGTAAACAAAAACAATGCCAACCGTTTCTACAAGATGCTCCTCATTCAATTGATTCTCTATGTCAAGAATGTAGAGAACATCATGAAAAACTTCTTGGTTATCTAGATTCATTAGATTTACCATACATAATCAACAGTAAACTAGTAAGAGGCTTAGATTATTACAATAAAACAGTGTTTGAAATTCAACCAGAAAGAGAAGGTAGTCAAAACACAATCATTGGTGGTGGAAGATATGACGGATTAATAGAACAAATAGGTGGACAATCAACTCCAGGTATTGGTTTTGGCTGCGGTATTGAAAGGCTTATACTAAATTTGAAGTCAAATAATATTGAACCACCAGAAATTTATGAAAAACCCGTTGTTATCTGCCATATGGGAGAAAATGCTTTAGATATTGCAGTACCATTATCAAAAAAAATGAGAAATAATAATATTCATACCATAATTGCTCCTTACGGTAGAAGTTTACGAAGTCAAATGAGATACGCATCATCAAACGATTCGGATTATGTTGTGATTATTGGAGAAGAAGAAATAAAACAAAAAACATATCGAGTAAAAGATATGAATAAGTCGACTGAATATGACCTAAATGAAAGTGATCTAATTAATTTACTATTAGAAATTTAA
- a CDS encoding zinc-binding dehydrogenase, protein MKIARITSPQQFEFVDVPDPEISEGEVLVKMERLSICGSDLRIFDRTFEEEMYPIEHGKPCHECAGVVVETKSSEYNVGDKVIVFPDGGNGLAEYLAEPAERLVRLPDGKDMSTLLMCQPVGTVMHSCKLTGSVIGKKIVVLGQGPIGLSFSNFLAQGGATKVIGVDLLDYRLDVAKNNGATHVINPNRDNLEEAVAELTNGEGADIVVEAVGRPETLNGIWKIIKKQGKAILFGLSHDEDVFEFNFDEMTSKLPIIEVHNSARTWDMPQAVNECIELVEQDRLDLSYLVTHNMKFEEVQKAYETYSSKLDNSLKITMEL, encoded by the coding sequence ATGAAAATTGCTCGTATAACAAGCCCGCAACAATTTGAATTTGTGGACGTACCGGATCCTGAAATTAGTGAAGGGGAAGTTTTAGTTAAAATGGAGCGATTATCGATATGTGGTAGTGACCTACGAATTTTTGATCGCACATTTGAAGAAGAAATGTATCCGATAGAGCATGGTAAACCCTGCCATGAATGTGCTGGTGTTGTAGTGGAGACAAAAAGCTCAGAATATAATGTTGGCGATAAAGTTATAGTTTTCCCTGATGGTGGTAATGGATTAGCAGAATATCTTGCAGAACCAGCAGAGCGTTTAGTTCGTTTACCAGATGGTAAGGATATGTCTACTTTACTAATGTGCCAGCCTGTAGGTACGGTTATGCATTCATGCAAATTGACTGGAAGTGTTATTGGGAAAAAAATTGTTGTTCTAGGTCAAGGACCTATAGGTTTGAGTTTTAGTAATTTTTTAGCCCAAGGTGGAGCAACAAAGGTAATTGGAGTAGATTTGTTAGATTATCGTTTGGATGTGGCAAAAAATAATGGTGCAACCCATGTTATTAATCCTAACAGAGATAACCTTGAAGAAGCTGTTGCAGAACTTACTAATGGTGAAGGTGCTGATATTGTTGTTGAAGCTGTGGGAAGACCTGAAACCCTTAATGGCATATGGAAAATAATAAAGAAACAGGGGAAAGCAATACTTTTTGGATTATCTCATGATGAAGACGTATTTGAATTCAATTTTGATGAAATGACTTCAAAATTGCCAATTATAGAAGTACATAATAGTGCACGAACTTGGGATATGCCTCAAGCCGTTAATGAATGCATCGAATTAGTAGAACAAGATAGATTAGATTTATCATATTTAGTAACTCATAATATGAAATTTGAAGAAGTGCAGAAAGCGTATGAAACATATAGTTCCAAGTTAGATAATAGTTTAAAAATAACTATGGAACTATAA
- a CDS encoding DUF418 domain-containing protein encodes MEQNQNIDRITNLDFIRGIAVLGILIMNAISFVLPKSAYYNPSSAGTDNILDWIFVALSQIFVAEKMMGLFSLLFGASIVLFIESQKRRDRRHPHILSIWRNVILLIIGSIHASIWFGDVLIIYALCAPVVLLLYRMNRYFNLILGVLFINLSIIFAIIFQPIFDAQGNLIITGWVKDFVLSSQSEASKIGLGELWFADKTMTGELFGSYIVIDAFGRALGMMLIGVFLYRSNILQGSYSNSFYKKMAIAGFTIGIPLATYSLIWGITKDYSPSIALIHANPHRIANLPLVLGYVGLLTILNTKLPLQYLTRIRSVGKMALTNYLTQTLISTVIFTIIFSNLILSRSELILYVIVIWTLQIYWSKYWLDHFQYGPFEWIWRKLTYINAKEKNT; translated from the coding sequence ATGGAACAAAACCAAAACATTGACCGAATAACAAATCTCGATTTTATACGAGGAATTGCTGTATTAGGTATTCTTATTATGAATGCAATATCATTTGTCTTGCCTAAATCTGCCTATTATAACCCTTCCTCTGCAGGAACAGATAACATTCTTGATTGGATTTTTGTTGCTCTAAGTCAAATATTTGTTGCTGAAAAAATGATGGGGTTATTTTCTCTGCTATTTGGTGCAAGTATCGTATTATTTATAGAGTCACAAAAACGTCGTGATCGTAGGCATCCTCATATACTCAGTATTTGGAGAAATGTCATTTTATTAATAATTGGTTCAATACATGCATCTATCTGGTTCGGTGATGTTTTGATAATTTATGCATTATGTGCACCTGTTGTACTTCTATTATATCGAATGAATAGATATTTCAATTTAATACTTGGGGTGTTGTTTATTAACCTTTCAATAATATTTGCAATTATATTTCAACCAATTTTTGATGCCCAAGGTAACTTAATTATAACTGGCTGGGTAAAAGATTTTGTCTTATCATCTCAATCTGAAGCTTCCAAAATTGGATTAGGTGAATTATGGTTTGCCGATAAGACAATGACTGGGGAATTATTTGGTAGTTATATTGTGATCGACGCTTTTGGAAGAGCTTTAGGAATGATGTTAATAGGAGTTTTTCTATATCGTTCAAATATTCTTCAAGGAAGCTATAGCAACTCTTTTTATAAAAAAATGGCAATTGCTGGATTTACAATTGGTATTCCATTAGCAACATATTCACTGATCTGGGGAATTACAAAAGATTATAGCCCAAGTATTGCTCTTATTCACGCTAATCCTCATAGAATTGCCAATTTACCTTTAGTACTTGGGTACGTGGGACTTCTCACAATATTAAATACAAAATTACCTCTTCAATACCTTACGAGAATTAGGTCAGTTGGGAAAATGGCACTTACAAATTATTTAACCCAAACCTTAATAAGTACAGTAATTTTTACAATCATATTTTCTAATTTGATTCTTAGTCGATCAGAGTTAATACTTTATGTAATAGTAATTTGGACACTTCAAATTTACTGGTCAAAATACTGGTTAGACCATTTTCAATATGGTCCATTTGAATGGATTTGGAGAAAATTAACATACATAAATGCTAAGGAAAAAAATACTTAA
- a CDS encoding TatD family deoxyribonuclease, whose protein sequence is MLIDCHSHLANYNENEISEIISRAKKSGISYIFSAGTDIKNSEKTIHLANSNDEIYCGVGIHPNRVTDDLKDNDFYKLEQLAQSSDKVITMSETGMDYMPNAPERKKQEEVFVVQITIAKKLKLPIIWHSQIPEINSFGNHKNTLDILNNEHAYTVGGIMHYFQADYPTAKKAIENGFLISFAKPLLRQKHQKEIVEKIPLEHIVLETDSSPQPWKKNRSLWTEPKDILLVAQKIAQIKNISFETVMNTTSDNINQLFDNKFKKAN, encoded by the coding sequence ATGCTTATTGATTGCCATTCACATCTCGCAAATTATAATGAAAATGAAATCTCTGAAATAATTTCAAGAGCCAAAAAATCAGGCATATCTTATATATTTTCAGCAGGAACTGACATAAAGAACTCTGAAAAAACTATCCATTTAGCTAATAGTAATGATGAAATCTATTGTGGAGTAGGAATTCACCCCAATAGAGTAACAGATGATCTAAAAGATAATGACTTCTACAAATTGGAACAATTAGCTCAATCAAGTGATAAGGTTATTACAATGAGCGAAACAGGTATGGACTATATGCCTAATGCTCCTGAAAGAAAAAAACAAGAAGAAGTATTTGTGGTCCAAATCACTATAGCAAAAAAATTAAAATTACCTATCATTTGGCACTCACAAATTCCTGAAATTAATTCTTTTGGTAATCATAAAAATACTTTAGATATCCTCAATAATGAACATGCATATACAGTTGGAGGAATCATGCATTACTTTCAAGCAGATTATCCAACAGCTAAAAAAGCTATTGAAAATGGATTTTTAATATCTTTTGCCAAACCATTATTAAGGCAAAAACATCAAAAAGAAATTGTTGAAAAGATACCTCTAGAACATATTGTTTTAGAAACAGATTCCTCGCCGCAACCATGGAAAAAAAATCGTTCTCTTTGGACTGAACCAAAGGATATTTTACTTGTTGCTCAAAAAATTGCCCAAATCAAAAATATTTCTTTTGAAACAGTAATGAACACAACCAGTGATAATATAAACCAACTATTCGACAACAAATTCAAAAAAGCTAATTAA
- the queG gene encoding tRNA epoxyqueuosine(34) reductase QueG: MKTREQIVIEIAKSVGFDLVGISEANILKDHIKNSLAAYELNYLDGMPWLNKERLIKAGSPDQLLLNPKSVIVVGVNYKQNENQTSPINSTKGRIAMYAQWEDYHLVIKKMLKEYKAILQDKLSINMDGRIFVDDGSLLEKGFAEKAGLGWFGKHTNIINPIYGSWIFLGALITDLELTPNEPVKKNCGKCELCIIECPTKAIVSPYQLDANKCISFLTIENKGAIPYELRSLIDDWIFGCDICQDICPVNDKSDVSQNITFTKKTNNYLDLVEILYMSKEQFSSRFSKSPIKRTKLSGLQRNACVAIGNIKILEAIPALIDTLNNNESELVRGHSAWALGEINTKACQKALKISLEYENDQFVIDEINRALMSK; encoded by the coding sequence ATGAAAACACGTGAACAAATAGTCATAGAAATTGCAAAATCAGTAGGCTTTGATTTAGTTGGTATATCAGAAGCAAATATTTTAAAAGATCATATAAAGAATTCATTGGCAGCTTATGAATTAAATTATCTTGATGGTATGCCATGGCTAAATAAAGAACGTTTAATAAAAGCAGGTTCTCCAGATCAATTACTTCTTAACCCTAAATCAGTAATTGTAGTTGGTGTTAATTATAAACAAAACGAAAATCAAACTTCCCCAATTAATAGTACTAAAGGTAGAATTGCTATGTATGCACAATGGGAAGATTACCATTTAGTAATTAAAAAAATGTTAAAAGAATACAAAGCTATTCTCCAAGATAAATTATCCATAAATATGGATGGAAGAATATTTGTAGATGATGGTTCTTTATTAGAAAAAGGATTTGCTGAGAAAGCTGGTTTAGGTTGGTTTGGTAAACATACAAATATAATTAATCCCATTTATGGATCATGGATCTTTCTTGGAGCTCTAATTACAGATTTAGAATTAACCCCTAATGAACCGGTTAAAAAAAATTGTGGGAAATGTGAATTATGTATTATTGAATGTCCAACAAAAGCAATAGTATCCCCTTATCAATTAGATGCGAATAAGTGTATTTCTTTTTTGACTATAGAAAATAAAGGAGCTATTCCATATGAATTGAGATCATTAATAGATGACTGGATATTTGGATGTGATATATGTCAGGATATTTGCCCTGTAAATGATAAATCTGATGTTTCACAGAACATAACTTTTACAAAAAAAACTAATAATTATTTAGATTTAGTAGAAATTTTATATATGTCAAAAGAACAATTTTCTAGTCGTTTTAGTAAATCACCTATAAAACGAACTAAACTAAGTGGTTTACAACGAAATGCTTGTGTTGCTATAGGCAATATTAAAATCTTAGAAGCAATACCAGCATTAATTGATACGCTTAATAATAACGAATCAGAATTAGTGCGAGGTCACTCAGCTTGGGCTTTGGGTGAAATTAATACAAAAGCATGCCAAAAGGCTTTAAAAATAAGTCTAGAATATGAAAATGATCAATTTGTGATAGATGAAATCAATAGAGCATTAATGAGTAAATAA
- a CDS encoding EVE domain-containing protein: MMPRNYWMLSLTEENFLVTKNLGYSVQGFRVPHHKKIKRMLVGDRLLIYVQQLSSFTTSLNITSEYFEDHSKQWTYIHEKEDFSLRVHMEPECVLNKEEFIDAKILAPRMQFIKNWRPEDWHLAFLGDLHLIPKNDFKLIEDEMQRTIDKRSKKSYKNN, translated from the coding sequence ATGATGCCAAGAAATTATTGGATGCTTTCTCTAACAGAAGAAAATTTTTTAGTGACGAAAAACCTTGGTTACTCTGTTCAAGGTTTTCGTGTTCCACACCATAAAAAGATAAAGAGAATGTTGGTAGGTGATAGATTGCTAATTTATGTTCAACAGCTATCTTCATTCACTACAAGTTTAAATATTACATCCGAATATTTTGAAGACCATTCGAAACAATGGACATATATTCATGAGAAAGAGGATTTTTCTCTTAGAGTTCATATGGAACCTGAATGTGTCTTAAACAAAGAAGAATTTATTGATGCAAAAATCCTTGCTCCTAGAATGCAATTTATAAAAAATTGGCGTCCTGAAGATTGGCATTTAGCATTTTTGGGAGATTTACACTTAATACCTAAAAATGACTTTAAGCTTATAGAAGATGAAATGCAAAGAACGATCGATAAGCGTTCTAAAAAATCATACAAGAATAATTGA